Proteins encoded together in one Rhizobium bangladeshense window:
- a CDS encoding lysozyme inhibitor LprI family protein, translated as MMTRRMLAAFGLAILISTSDLAWSASFDCDGKELKPDERLICDNRALNDADVKMVTTFELLSGLMAMGSRGTLQDEQTAWLKKRQECGADAACIQAAYDERMKQLDETYKNINRPL; from the coding sequence GCGATCCTGATTTCCACATCGGATCTGGCATGGTCTGCGAGCTTCGATTGCGATGGCAAGGAATTGAAGCCGGACGAAAGGCTTATCTGCGACAACCGCGCGCTCAATGATGCCGATGTGAAGATGGTGACGACCTTCGAACTGCTCTCCGGGCTGATGGCCATGGGCTCGCGCGGAACATTGCAGGACGAGCAGACCGCCTGGCTGAAGAAGCGGCAGGAATGCGGGGCCGACGCGGCCTGTATCCAGGCTGCCTACGACGAGCGGATGAAGCAGCTCGACGAGACCTATAAAAACATCAACCGGCCGCTTTGA
- the ilvD gene encoding dihydroxy-acid dehydratase — protein sequence MPAYRSRTTTHGRNMAGARGLWRATGMKDSDFGKPIIAVVNSFTQFVPGHVHLKDLGQLVAREIEAAGGVAKEFNTIAVDDGIAMGHDGMLYSLPSRELIADSVEYMVNAHCADAMVCISNCDKITPGMLMASLRLNIPTVFVSGGPMEAGKVVLHGKTHALDLVDAMVAAADDKISDEDVKVIERSACPTCGSCSGMFTANSMNCLTEALGLSLPGNGSTLATHADRKRLFVEAGHLIVDLARRYYEQEDVKALPRTIASKQAFENAMALDIAMGGSTNTVLHILAAAHEGEVDFTMADIDALSRRVPCLSKVAPAKSDVHMEDVHRAGGIMSILGELDKGGLLNRDCPTVHAETLGDAIDRWDITRTNSETVRSFYRAAPGGIPTQVAFSQEARWDELDTDRQNGVIRSVEHPFSKDGGLAVLKGNLAIDGCIVKTAGVDESILKFSGPARVFESQDASVKAILANEIKAGDVVVIRYEGPKGGPGMQEMLYPTSYLKSKGLGKACALITDGRFSGGTSGLSIGHVSPEAANGGTIGLVREGDMIDIDIPNRTISLRVGEAELIARRAEQDSKGWHPTEVRKRNVTTALKAYAAFATSADRGAVRDLNVR from the coding sequence ATGCCAGCTTACCGTTCCAGAACCACGACCCACGGCCGCAACATGGCGGGCGCGCGCGGCCTTTGGCGCGCAACGGGCATGAAGGATTCGGATTTCGGCAAGCCCATCATCGCAGTGGTGAATTCCTTCACCCAATTCGTGCCGGGCCACGTGCACCTGAAGGACCTCGGCCAGCTCGTCGCCCGCGAAATCGAGGCGGCCGGTGGCGTCGCCAAGGAGTTCAATACGATCGCCGTCGACGACGGCATCGCCATGGGCCATGACGGCATGCTTTATTCGCTGCCCTCGCGCGAGCTGATCGCCGACAGCGTCGAGTACATGGTCAATGCTCATTGCGCCGACGCCATGGTCTGCATTTCCAACTGCGACAAGATCACCCCCGGCATGCTGATGGCGTCGCTGCGCCTCAATATCCCCACGGTCTTCGTCTCAGGCGGCCCTATGGAAGCCGGCAAGGTCGTGCTGCACGGCAAGACGCATGCGCTTGATCTCGTCGACGCCATGGTTGCGGCTGCCGATGACAAGATTTCCGACGAAGACGTCAAGGTCATCGAGCGTTCAGCCTGTCCGACTTGCGGCTCGTGCTCCGGCATGTTCACCGCAAACTCCATGAACTGCCTGACGGAGGCGCTCGGGCTGTCGCTGCCCGGCAACGGCTCGACGCTCGCCACCCATGCCGACCGTAAACGGCTCTTCGTCGAAGCCGGTCACCTGATCGTCGATCTTGCCCGCCGTTATTACGAGCAGGAGGACGTCAAGGCGCTGCCACGCACGATCGCCTCCAAGCAGGCCTTCGAGAATGCCATGGCCCTCGATATCGCCATGGGCGGTTCGACCAATACTGTCCTGCATATCCTTGCCGCCGCCCATGAAGGCGAAGTCGACTTCACCATGGCCGATATCGACGCGCTGTCGCGCCGCGTGCCGTGTCTGTCGAAGGTCGCGCCAGCCAAGAGCGATGTCCACATGGAAGACGTTCACCGCGCCGGCGGCATTATGTCTATTCTCGGAGAGCTCGATAAAGGCGGGCTCCTAAACCGGGATTGCCCGACCGTTCATGCAGAGACGCTCGGCGATGCGATCGATCGCTGGGACATCACCCGCACCAACAGCGAAACCGTCCGCAGCTTCTATCGCGCCGCCCCCGGCGGCATCCCGACCCAGGTCGCCTTCAGCCAGGAGGCCCGCTGGGACGAGCTCGACACGGATCGCCAGAACGGCGTCATCCGTTCGGTCGAGCATCCCTTCTCCAAAGATGGCGGCCTTGCCGTGCTGAAGGGCAATCTTGCGATTGACGGCTGCATCGTCAAGACCGCCGGCGTCGATGAATCGATCCTGAAATTCTCCGGTCCGGCCCGTGTCTTCGAAAGCCAGGACGCATCTGTCAAGGCGATCCTCGCCAACGAGATCAAGGCCGGCGATGTCGTCGTGATCCGCTACGAAGGCCCGAAGGGCGGCCCCGGCATGCAGGAAATGCTCTACCCGACGAGCTATCTGAAATCGAAGGGTCTCGGCAAGGCCTGCGCGCTCATCACCGATGGCCGCTTCTCCGGCGGCACCTCGGGCCTTTCGATCGGCCACGTCTCGCCGGAAGCGGCGAATGGCGGGACGATCGGTCTCGTCCGTGAAGGCGACATGATCGACATCGACATCCCGAACCGCACAATCAGCCTGCGGGTCGGCGAGGCCGAACTCATCGCCCGCCGCGCCGAGCAGGATAGCAAGGGCTGGCATCCCACAGAAGTTCGCAAGCGCAACGTCACCACCGCGCTCAAGGCTTACGCTGCCTTCGCGACGAGCGCCGATCGCGGCGCCGTCCGGGATCTGAACGTCCGCTGA